A region from the Pogoniulus pusillus isolate bPogPus1 chromosome 13, bPogPus1.pri, whole genome shotgun sequence genome encodes:
- the HES1 gene encoding transcription factor HES-1, with amino-acid sequence MPADLMEKSSASPVAATPASVNATPDKPKTAAEHRKSSKPIMEKRRRARINESLGQLKTLILDALKKDSSRHSKLEKADILEMTVKHLRSLQRAQMTAALSTDPTVLGKYRAGFSECMNEVTRFLSTCEGVNTEVRTRLLGHLASCMTQINAMNYPAPPPPPPLPPAAAFGPPLVPPGSGAGPLAGMPCKPGADAAKVYGGFQLLPASDGQFAFLIPSAAFAPGGAVLPLYGGPPTAATAASPPGPPPSTADSVWRPW; translated from the exons ATGCCGGCCGACCTGATGGAGAAAAGCAGCGCCTCGCCGGTGGCCGCCACCCCTGCCAGCGTTAACGCGACGCCCGACAAGCCCAAGACGGCGGCGGAACACCGGAAG TCCTCCAAGCCCATCATGGAGAAGCGGCGGCGGGCGCGCATCAATGAGAGCCTAGGGCAGCTGAAGACGCTCATCCTGGACGCGCTGAAGAAGGAT AGCTCGCGACATTCCAAGCTGGAGAAAGCTGACATCCTGGAGATGACGGTCAAGCACCTGCGGAGCCTGCAACGAGCCCAGATGACCG CTGCGCTGAGCACAGACCCCACTGTGCTGGGCAAGTACCGTGCCGGCTTCAGCGAGTGCATGAACGAGGTGACACGGTTCCTCTCCACCTGCGAAGGTGTCAACACTGAGGTGCGCACTCGGCTTCTGGGCCACCTGGCCAGCTGTATGACCCAGATCAACGCTATGAACTACCCAGcgcccccaccaccacccccactgcCACCAGCCGCAGCCTTTGGGCCACCCCTGGTGCCGCCGGGAAGTGGTGCAGGACCGCTTGCAGGCATGCCCTGCAAGCCAGGTGCTGATGCAGCCAAGGTGTACGGTggcttccagctgctgccagcttccgATGGGCAATTTGCCTTCCTCATCCCCAGCGCTGCCTTTGCTCctggtggtgctgtgctgccccTGTATGGCGgcccacccacagcagccactgctgcctcgCCTCCTGGCCCACCACCTAGCACAGCTGACTCCGTCTGGAGACCTTGGTGA